Proteins encoded by one window of Deinococcus radiodurans R1 = ATCC 13939 = DSM 20539:
- a CDS encoding HepT-like ribonuclease domain-containing protein, with amino-acid sequence MSAPLFPDLRLQSVAALLREGAGEWRTLGVTRIRVFGSVARGEADAASDVDLLVDFAPGAEVGLLHLMRVKAVLEHLLARRVDAVTEASLRAPLRGEILADAVDVMDVPATLAPTHRPKRWRWRLFDLLATLDRLFALTAPLTLTTFQMREEVQDAALLGLLRLGETTKYIPQSVQDRHPELPWAYLRDIRNLIAHDYFSIDPVLVWHTVRDELPALRPLLQALADSPELDLIPSPRP; translated from the coding sequence ATGTCCGCACCCCTTTTTCCCGACCTGCGCCTTCAGTCGGTGGCCGCCCTGCTGCGTGAGGGAGCCGGCGAATGGCGCACGCTGGGGGTCACGCGGATTCGGGTCTTCGGCAGCGTGGCGCGGGGCGAGGCGGACGCGGCGTCGGACGTGGACCTGCTGGTGGACTTCGCGCCGGGGGCGGAGGTCGGCCTGCTGCACCTGATGCGGGTCAAGGCGGTACTGGAGCACTTACTTGCGCGCCGGGTGGACGCCGTAACCGAGGCGAGCCTGCGCGCCCCCCTGCGCGGCGAAATCCTGGCCGACGCGGTGGACGTGATGGACGTGCCCGCCACACTCGCCCCCACCCACCGGCCCAAGCGCTGGCGCTGGCGGCTCTTCGACCTGCTCGCCACGCTGGACCGCCTGTTCGCGCTGACTGCGCCGCTGACCCTCACCACTTTCCAGATGCGTGAGGAAGTGCAGGACGCCGCGCTGCTCGGCCTGCTGCGGCTCGGTGAGACGACGAAGTACATCCCCCAGAGCGTGCAAGACCGCCACCCCGAACTGCCGTGGGCTTACCTGCGCGACATTCGCAACCTGATTGCCCACGACTACTTCAGCATTGACCCCGTGCTGGTGTGGCACACCGTGCGCGACGAGTTGCCCGCCCTGCGCCCCCTGCTGCAAGCCCTGGCTGACAGTCCCGAACTCGACCTGATTCCCAGCCCCCGTCCGTAG
- a CDS encoding IS630-like element ISDra3 family transposase (programmed frameshift), protein MRVWRPSTLTRDQLEERRLYAQQLLAAGEVNAKEIAASVGVSESTVRTWKQRLRERGSLQATRAAGPSPRLRPEQRTQLGEILRAGPLAAGYPDARWTTSRVREVIGLQFEVWYHADHVRKLLHQLGFSPQKPESRALERDEQAVQTWVEQTLPSLKKKVEQGMTLVFLDESGFSLKPTVTRTWAVRGQTPIITAKASWDKLSTIGAITTTGQFLQQTYPGAIRGQQVVAFCRHLLRHVQGKLVVLMDNARIHKTKALRAFVEQQPRLTVEYLPPYAPELNPIERVWAYIKGSVLGNFCPKTVGELKARLNSAWQRVRYIRLPQRLTHRYCSSPT, encoded by the exons CTGCGCGTCTGGCGACCCTCCACTTTGACTCGTGACCAGCTGGAAGAACGACGGCTGTATGCTCAGCAGCTCCTCGCCGCAGGTGAGGTCAATGCCAAGGAGATCGCGGCTTCGGTCGGCGTTTCCGAAAGTACAGTCCGCACCTGGAAACAGCGTCTCCGAGAACGAGGCAGCCTCCAGGCCACCCGAGCGGCTGGGCCTTCACCGCGCCTGAGGCCAGAACAGCGCACGCAACTGGGGGAGATCCTGCGCGCAGGACCGCTGGCCGCCGGTTATCCCGACGCGCGTTGGACGACCTCCCGCGTGCGGGAGGTCATTGGCCTGCAATTTGAGGTGTGGTACCACGCCGATCACGTCAGGAAGTTGCTTCACCAGCTTGGCTTCAGTCCTCAGAAGCCAGAATCGCGTGCCTTGGAACGCGATGAGCAGGCGGTTCAGACCTGGGTCGAGCAGACGCTCCCCAGCTTG AAAAAAAAGGTTGAGCAGGGTATGACTCTCGTCTTCCTCGATGAAAGTGGCTTCAGCCTGAAACCGACGGTGACCCGGACTTGGGCCGTCCGAGGACAAACGCCGATCATCACGGCCAAAGCCAGTTGGGACAAGCTCTCGACTATTGGTGCGATAACGACTACGGGCCAGTTCTTACAACAGACCTACCCAGGCGCCATTCGAGGCCAGCAGGTCGTGGCGTTCTGCCGACATCTCCTCCGCCACGTCCAAGGCAAGCTCGTTGTGTTGATGGACAACGCTCGTATCCACAAAACGAAGGCCCTGAGGGCCTTCGTCGAGCAGCAGCCCCGTCTTACCGTCGAGTATCTCCCGCCCTACGCTCCTGAACTCAATCCCATTGAGCGGGTGTGGGCCTACATAAAAGGATCAGTCCTCGGAAACTTCTGCCCCAAAACTGTCGGTGAGTTGAAGGCAAGGCTAAACTCCGCGTGGCAACGTGTTCGTTACATTCGGCTTCCCCAGCGCCTTACTCACCGCTACTGTTCGTCTCCAACCTAA
- the prmC gene encoding peptide chain release factor N(5)-glutamine methyltransferase gives MQLRDLLTQATARLTRAGVPSPEVDARLLLEHVLGLNRTAFLLRGGEEIGPDAEARAWDSIERRAARVPLQHLTGEVEWGGVRLTSDARALVPRPETEWLLHLALEELRRVEKPRVLDVGTGTGALALGLKAAIPQAEVTATDLSPEALSLARENAALSGLDVKFVEGSLLAGLSGPFNLIVSNPPYLPTADRATADPEVRHDPDLALYAGEDGLDVARPLVAEAAAALVPGGALLLELDPRNAPTLAAELRTAGWQAEVRPDLTGRERFVRARRAGG, from the coding sequence GTGCAGCTCCGCGACCTGCTGACCCAGGCGACTGCGCGGCTGACGCGGGCGGGCGTCCCTTCCCCGGAAGTGGACGCCCGTCTGCTGCTGGAACATGTCCTGGGCCTGAACCGCACGGCCTTTTTGCTGCGCGGCGGGGAAGAAATCGGCCCTGACGCTGAGGCCCGCGCCTGGGACTCAATAGAGCGGCGCGCCGCCCGCGTGCCCCTGCAACACCTCACCGGCGAGGTGGAGTGGGGCGGCGTGCGCCTCACCTCCGACGCCCGCGCCCTGGTGCCCCGCCCCGAAACCGAGTGGCTGCTGCACCTCGCGCTGGAGGAACTGCGGCGGGTGGAGAAGCCCCGCGTGCTGGACGTGGGCACCGGCACGGGGGCGCTGGCGCTGGGGCTGAAAGCAGCCATCCCGCAGGCCGAGGTGACGGCCACCGACCTCAGCCCCGAGGCGCTCTCGCTCGCTCGCGAGAATGCCGCGCTGAGTGGGCTGGACGTGAAGTTTGTCGAGGGCAGCCTGCTCGCTGGCCTGTCCGGTCCCTTCAACCTGATTGTCTCTAACCCGCCTTATCTTCCCACCGCCGACCGTGCCACTGCCGACCCGGAAGTGCGCCACGACCCGGACCTGGCCCTCTATGCCGGCGAGGACGGGCTGGACGTGGCGCGCCCGCTGGTGGCCGAAGCGGCGGCGGCTCTCGTTCCCGGCGGCGCCTTACTCCTCGAACTTGACCCACGCAACGCGCCCACGCTGGCCGCCGAGCTGCGGACGGCAGGCTGGCAGGCCGAGGTGCGGCCCGACCTGACCGGACGCGAACGCTTCGTGCGGGCCCGGCGAGCAGGGGGATAG
- the aceF gene encoding dihydrolipoyllysine-residue acetyltransferase → MATELKLPDVGDNIEKGTVVTVLVNPGDSVTEGQPIIEIETDKAVVEVPASAAGTIEAVNVKVGDTIPVGGVIATLGGGAASASDSAPSASAPSPANGGGDQAANVESTPATDSGTAQRVAQAQQDAQKEQAGQPTSGGTADANQAQATPSEGQSSGGQQVTLPDVGDNIEKGTVVTILVNVGDTVSEGQPVIELETDKAVVEVPANASGTVQSVAVKIGDSIPVGGTILTLSGAASTQPTAPAPESAQPASQSQQSTQPEPARPAGAPQAQAAAPQQSGTQNPQTFDGRPVVPAAPSVRRLAREIGIDIHAVHGTGIAGRISEEDVRRTAGTPSVQAQASAASAAAPAPMAAPLPNFEKWGTVRREDMSGIRKATVRSMTTAWTTIPMVTHFDKADVTAMEETRKRFGARVEKEGGKLTMTHILMKVVANALRKFPKFNASLDLGAEQVIYKEFVNIGVAVDTPVGLLVPVVKDADRKGITELVLDLSELAGRARERKLKPDEMQGATFTISNLGGIGGNAFTPIVNSPEVAILGVSRGGFEPVWNKEKGEFEPRNMLPLSLTYDHRLIDGADAARFLRYICESLEDPFLISL, encoded by the coding sequence ATGGCAACTGAACTCAAGCTCCCCGATGTCGGGGACAACATCGAAAAAGGCACCGTGGTGACGGTCCTCGTCAACCCTGGCGACAGCGTGACCGAGGGCCAGCCCATCATCGAAATCGAAACCGACAAGGCCGTGGTCGAAGTCCCGGCAAGCGCGGCGGGCACCATCGAAGCCGTGAACGTCAAAGTGGGCGACACCATCCCGGTGGGCGGCGTGATTGCTACCCTGGGCGGCGGCGCAGCCAGCGCTTCCGATTCTGCCCCCAGCGCCAGCGCACCCTCCCCGGCCAACGGCGGCGGCGATCAGGCGGCGAACGTGGAATCCACGCCGGCCACCGACAGCGGCACCGCACAGCGTGTGGCCCAGGCTCAGCAGGACGCCCAGAAAGAGCAGGCCGGGCAACCCACGAGCGGTGGCACTGCCGATGCAAATCAGGCTCAGGCAACGCCCAGCGAAGGCCAGAGCAGCGGCGGCCAGCAGGTCACGCTGCCCGACGTGGGCGACAACATCGAGAAGGGGACGGTCGTGACCATCCTCGTTAATGTGGGCGACACCGTCAGCGAAGGCCAGCCGGTCATCGAACTCGAAACCGACAAGGCTGTCGTCGAAGTCCCGGCCAACGCGAGCGGCACCGTGCAGAGCGTGGCGGTCAAGATCGGCGACTCCATCCCAGTCGGCGGCACCATCTTGACGCTGAGCGGCGCGGCTTCTACACAACCTACGGCTCCTGCACCTGAAAGTGCTCAACCCGCCTCCCAGTCGCAGCAAAGCACCCAGCCTGAGCCAGCTCGTCCTGCCGGCGCTCCGCAAGCCCAGGCCGCCGCACCTCAGCAGTCCGGCACCCAGAACCCCCAGACCTTCGATGGCCGCCCGGTGGTTCCCGCTGCGCCCAGCGTGCGCCGCCTGGCGCGTGAAATCGGCATTGACATTCACGCTGTTCACGGCACCGGCATCGCCGGACGCATCAGCGAAGAAGATGTACGCCGCACTGCCGGAACGCCCAGTGTGCAAGCGCAGGCCAGCGCAGCAAGCGCCGCTGCTCCCGCCCCTATGGCTGCTCCCCTCCCCAACTTCGAGAAGTGGGGCACGGTCCGCCGCGAGGACATGAGCGGCATCCGTAAGGCCACTGTCCGCAGCATGACCACGGCCTGGACGACCATCCCGATGGTCACCCACTTCGACAAGGCCGACGTGACCGCCATGGAAGAAACCCGTAAGCGCTTTGGGGCGCGGGTGGAAAAGGAAGGCGGCAAGCTGACCATGACCCACATCCTGATGAAGGTCGTGGCGAACGCCCTGCGCAAGTTCCCCAAGTTCAACGCCAGCCTCGACCTCGGCGCCGAACAGGTGATCTACAAGGAGTTCGTGAATATCGGCGTGGCTGTGGACACTCCGGTGGGCCTGCTGGTTCCAGTGGTCAAAGACGCCGACCGCAAAGGCATCACCGAGCTGGTCCTCGACCTCTCCGAACTCGCTGGCCGCGCCCGCGAGCGCAAACTCAAGCCCGACGAAATGCAGGGCGCGACGTTCACGATCTCCAACCTCGGCGGTATCGGTGGGAACGCTTTTACACCCATCGTCAACAGCCCCGAAGTCGCCATCCTCGGCGTCTCCCGTGGCGGCTTTGAGCCGGTGTGGAACAAGGAAAAGGGCGAGTTCGAGCCGCGCAACATGCTGCCGCTCAGCCTGACCTACGACCATCGCTTGATTGACGGCGCCGACGCTGCCCGGTTCCTGCGCTACATCTGTGAGTCCTTGGAAGACCCCTTCCTGATCTCGCTGTAA
- a CDS encoding aldo/keto reductase: MTAPSTQSVSASPRQTHTPRLGLGLAALGRPGYLNLGHGADLGPDKGRDDLRDHTWAMLDAAWDAGLRVFDAARSYGRAEEFLGGWLRARGHAPDTLTVGSKWGYTYVADWRSDAPVHEVKDHSLATLERQWPETLSALGRAPDLYLIHSATLDSGVLDDERVLARLAELGRQGVRVGLSTSGPRQADTLRRALATRVNGACPFRAVQATWNLLEPSAGAALAEAHAAGWTVVVKEGVANGRLSARGVTGQSDVPAPLAAEARRLGVTPDAVALAAALQQPWVNIVLSGASTAEQLRQNLRALHLEVDLAALITLAQPAETYWRERSALSWT; this comes from the coding sequence ATGACCGCCCCTTCCACCCAGTCTGTCTCTGCCTCCCCGCGCCAAACCCATACCCCACGACTGGGCCTGGGTCTGGCGGCGCTGGGGCGGCCCGGCTACCTCAACCTGGGGCACGGCGCCGACCTGGGGCCGGACAAGGGAAGAGACGACCTGCGCGACCACACCTGGGCGATGCTCGACGCGGCGTGGGACGCGGGCCTGCGGGTGTTCGACGCCGCCCGCAGCTATGGCCGCGCCGAGGAGTTTCTGGGCGGCTGGCTGCGGGCACGCGGGCACGCGCCGGACACCCTGACGGTGGGCAGCAAATGGGGCTACACCTACGTCGCCGACTGGCGCAGCGACGCCCCGGTGCACGAGGTCAAGGACCACTCGCTCGCCACATTAGAGAGGCAATGGCCCGAGACATTGAGCGCCCTCGGACGCGCCCCCGACCTTTACCTCATCCACTCCGCCACCCTCGACAGTGGCGTGCTGGACGATGAACGGGTGCTGGCACGGCTCGCCGAACTGGGGAGGCAGGGCGTACGGGTGGGCCTGAGCACCAGTGGCCCCCGGCAGGCCGACACGCTGCGGCGGGCGCTAGCGACGCGGGTGAACGGCGCGTGCCCCTTCCGGGCGGTGCAGGCGACCTGGAACCTGCTCGAACCCTCGGCGGGCGCGGCGCTGGCCGAAGCGCACGCGGCGGGCTGGACGGTGGTCGTCAAGGAAGGAGTCGCCAATGGCCGCCTGAGCGCGCGGGGCGTGACGGGGCAGAGCGATGTGCCCGCGCCACTCGCCGCCGAAGCCCGGCGACTGGGCGTAACCCCGGACGCGGTGGCCCTCGCCGCCGCCTTGCAGCAGCCGTGGGTGAACATCGTGCTGAGCGGGGCGAGTACGGCGGAGCAACTACGACAAAACCTGCGGGCGCTCCATCTGGAGGTGGACCTCGCCGCCCTGATCACGCTCGCTCAGCCGGCGGAAACGTACTGGCGGGAGCGCTCGGCCCTCTCTTGGACCTGA
- a CDS encoding protein jag has product MDNRTNLDDYLAGLGISDADESALPPPAPDAAPVSAPLHGADEDPRAVLEQFLAELTARIDPGLRVQVRETEDALEAEISGENAARLAGRDGRTLGAIEVIAYAVLAKHAGRGDLRVRVDVGGFRKRQADTLTKLAERLAVQVAKSGEPHELQPMPPAERRVIHIALKENPDVMSESVGEGAARRLVIRPRHG; this is encoded by the coding sequence ATGGACAACCGCACCAATCTGGACGACTACCTCGCGGGGCTGGGCATCAGCGACGCCGACGAGAGCGCCCTGCCGCCGCCCGCTCCCGACGCGGCCCCGGTGTCCGCCCCGCTGCACGGCGCCGACGAGGACCCCCGCGCCGTGCTCGAGCAGTTTCTCGCCGAGCTCACGGCGCGCATCGACCCCGGGCTGCGGGTGCAAGTCCGCGAAACCGAGGACGCGCTGGAAGCCGAAATCAGCGGCGAGAACGCGGCCCGCCTCGCCGGACGCGATGGCCGCACGCTGGGCGCCATCGAGGTCATCGCCTACGCCGTGCTCGCCAAGCACGCCGGGCGCGGCGACCTGCGCGTGCGGGTGGACGTGGGCGGCTTTCGCAAGCGGCAGGCCGATACCCTCACCAAGCTGGCCGAGCGCCTCGCCGTGCAGGTCGCCAAAAGCGGCGAGCCGCACGAGCTGCAACCGATGCCCCCCGCCGAGCGCCGCGTGATTCACATCGCCCTGAAGGAAAACCCCGACGTGATGAGCGAATCGGTGGGCGAGGGCGCCGCGCGGCGGCTGGTGATTCGGCCCCGGCACGGCTAA
- a CDS encoding AI-2E family transporter, with translation MPSSSTPNAFQYAWRNPWVRLVVFLGLFYLLYLFIGQITTVLVDFAVAFLIAYLANPLLGWLERGRVRRGLGVFFVLLLFLGLLALAGALVVTVGGQFVQLFQNLPAQIDNLNRILDGAVQWLSGRGIPGLADAQTRMTEALRDWIANIGNNIVPILQNALSSTGTLFNRLISIGGVIGQVLLILLLSVYLMLDYARVNASLLRAFPRPWQPKVLEFSDLIGTAVGGYVRGQLLIAAFIGIFVWLGLTIVGIPSAAAIGFLAGAFNIVPYLGPIIGATPALLLALTLPNAGFKMILVVVVFVLANQIEGNFLSPYILSKTTDLHPVTVLLAILVGVALMGFAGALLAVPLVALGKLMLEKYYYPSRVYSQGP, from the coding sequence ATGCCATCCTCATCCACTCCCAATGCCTTTCAGTACGCCTGGCGCAATCCCTGGGTGCGTCTGGTCGTGTTTCTAGGGCTCTTCTACCTGCTCTACCTCTTCATCGGGCAGATCACCACGGTCCTGGTGGACTTCGCGGTGGCCTTCTTGATCGCCTACCTCGCCAACCCGTTGCTTGGCTGGCTGGAGAGAGGCCGGGTCCGGCGCGGCCTGGGCGTCTTCTTCGTGCTGCTGCTGTTTCTCGGCCTGCTGGCGCTTGCTGGGGCACTGGTCGTGACCGTGGGTGGACAGTTTGTGCAGCTGTTTCAGAACCTGCCCGCGCAGATCGACAACCTCAACCGCATCCTCGACGGCGCGGTGCAGTGGCTCTCGGGCCGTGGCATCCCCGGCTTGGCCGACGCCCAGACCCGCATGACCGAAGCGCTGCGTGACTGGATCGCCAACATCGGCAACAACATCGTGCCGATTTTGCAAAACGCCCTCAGCTCCACCGGCACGCTCTTTAACCGTCTAATCTCCATCGGGGGCGTAATTGGGCAAGTGCTGCTGATCCTGCTGCTCAGCGTGTACCTGATGCTGGATTACGCTCGCGTAAACGCCTCACTGCTGCGGGCCTTTCCTCGTCCCTGGCAACCGAAGGTCCTCGAATTCAGCGACCTCATCGGCACGGCGGTGGGCGGTTACGTGCGCGGCCAACTGCTGATCGCCGCTTTCATCGGCATCTTCGTGTGGCTCGGCCTGACCATCGTTGGTATTCCGAGTGCGGCGGCCATCGGCTTTCTGGCCGGCGCCTTCAACATCGTGCCTTACCTTGGGCCGATCATCGGGGCCACGCCCGCGCTGCTGCTGGCGCTGACCCTCCCGAACGCCGGCTTCAAGATGATTCTCGTGGTGGTGGTCTTCGTCCTCGCCAACCAGATCGAAGGCAACTTCCTCAGCCCCTACATCCTCAGCAAAACCACTGACCTGCATCCGGTCACGGTGCTGCTCGCCATTCTGGTCGGCGTGGCGCTGATGGGCTTCGCGGGCGCCCTGCTCGCCGTGCCGCTGGTGGCGCTCGGCAAACTGATGCTGGAGAAGTACTACTATCCCAGCCGCGTCTATTCGCAAGGCCCCTGA
- a CDS encoding ABC transporter permease: protein MCGVTDLSDSRPSRTAARVAQVASGAALLALLLTPLAALGRTFDGAPVLLHLFGGLLNLGSTTDVRLPPAGPTQLLGLTSFALLLATFVGALRRQRWFWITGLLAALVSVAAVLLLNRALGDEVARVAADTTIRRPVKIRLRSFYEGGGMNLGLFFSVLGGLIATGAGLSAQRVWWERLNRLRGLLVPAAAIALAIAVGAVVVLLVQEPINQTGAALGTWGAWLARTDLVYFVYSTLFAPITSLNPFLDSLKLATPLIFTGLSVAFAFRTGLFNIGAPGQLTMGAIAAMLVGVYAPASLGWLLLPLSIIAAGAGGALWGAIPGLLKARFGSSEVINTIMLNYIAAGIFVFLIGSNEFPFLGKTYNLPIKAEGYEAQSAELHEAARLPTMLDLLNVGKEGAMALSLGWLFALITYFVARPFLRRTRQGGLLAFIAALLVGALTWRIGVPINIAGSQLNASFLLALACVALFGTLMWRTATGYALRAVGLSPKAAEYGGISVARGTILAMTIAGMFAGLAGTHYVQGGALDDYRLKQNIPVNVGFDGIAVALMGQSTPAGVVASSLLFGTIDTGGVDADLKLDGVNKDIVTVLKALIVLFIAAGGFLSRRVTDPPPPQLAGPGGSDPNATSSLPNVAQASRGQTGSGQGTDGIDTDPQAREGQTPAPQQGSF, encoded by the coding sequence ATGTGCGGCGTGACCGACCTCTCTGATTCCCGCCCGTCGCGGACCGCCGCCCGGGTCGCGCAGGTCGCCAGCGGCGCAGCGTTACTCGCGCTGCTGCTGACCCCGCTGGCCGCGCTGGGCCGTACCTTCGACGGTGCGCCGGTGCTGCTGCACCTGTTCGGCGGCCTGCTGAACCTCGGCAGCACGACGGATGTCCGCCTGCCCCCCGCCGGGCCGACCCAACTGCTTGGCCTCACGTCTTTCGCGCTGCTGCTCGCCACCTTCGTCGGGGCGCTGCGGCGTCAGCGCTGGTTTTGGATCACCGGACTCCTCGCCGCGCTCGTTTCGGTTGCCGCCGTGCTGCTGCTCAACCGCGCGCTGGGTGACGAAGTGGCCCGCGTTGCCGCCGACACGACGATTCGCCGCCCGGTCAAAATCCGGCTGCGGAGTTTCTACGAGGGCGGGGGCATGAACCTCGGCCTGTTTTTCTCGGTGCTCGGTGGCTTGATTGCGACGGGCGCGGGGCTCAGTGCCCAGCGGGTCTGGTGGGAGCGGCTCAACCGCCTGCGCGGGCTGCTCGTCCCCGCTGCCGCCATTGCCCTCGCCATCGCCGTGGGCGCGGTGGTCGTGCTGCTGGTGCAGGAGCCCATCAACCAGACCGGCGCAGCGCTGGGCACCTGGGGCGCGTGGCTCGCGCGCACCGACCTGGTGTACTTCGTCTACTCCACGCTGTTTGCGCCGATCACCAGCCTCAACCCCTTCCTCGACAGTCTCAAGCTTGCTACCCCGCTGATTTTCACTGGCCTGTCGGTGGCGTTCGCCTTCCGCACCGGGCTGTTCAACATCGGCGCGCCCGGTCAGCTCACGATGGGCGCCATCGCCGCCATGCTGGTCGGCGTGTACGCTCCGGCGAGCCTCGGCTGGTTGCTGCTGCCGCTCTCCATCATCGCGGCGGGCGCGGGCGGAGCGCTGTGGGGCGCCATTCCGGGGCTGCTCAAGGCCCGCTTCGGGTCGAGCGAAGTCATCAACACCATCATGCTCAACTACATCGCCGCCGGGATTTTCGTCTTCCTGATCGGCTCCAACGAGTTCCCGTTCCTGGGCAAGACCTACAACCTGCCCATCAAGGCCGAGGGCTACGAGGCCCAGAGCGCCGAGCTGCACGAGGCGGCCCGCCTGCCCACCATGCTCGATCTGCTGAACGTGGGCAAGGAAGGCGCGATGGCCCTGAGCCTCGGCTGGTTGTTCGCCCTGATCACGTACTTCGTGGCGCGGCCCTTCCTGCGGCGGACGCGGCAGGGTGGCCTCCTCGCCTTCATCGCGGCGCTGCTGGTCGGGGCGCTGACGTGGCGGATTGGGGTACCCATCAACATCGCGGGCAGTCAGCTCAATGCCTCGTTCCTGCTTGCGCTCGCCTGCGTGGCGCTGTTCGGCACTCTGATGTGGCGCACCGCCACCGGCTACGCGCTGCGAGCGGTGGGCCTCTCGCCCAAGGCCGCCGAGTACGGGGGCATCAGCGTGGCGCGCGGCACCATCCTCGCCATGACCATCGCCGGGATGTTCGCCGGGCTCGCGGGCACCCACTACGTACAGGGCGGCGCGCTCGACGACTACCGCCTGAAGCAGAACATCCCCGTCAACGTGGGCTTCGACGGCATCGCGGTGGCGCTGATGGGCCAGAGCACCCCGGCGGGCGTGGTCGCCTCCAGCCTGCTCTTCGGCACCATCGATACGGGCGGGGTAGACGCCGACCTCAAGCTCGACGGCGTCAACAAGGACATCGTGACGGTGCTCAAGGCGCTGATCGTGCTGTTTATCGCGGCAGGGGGCTTCCTGTCGCGCCGCGTGACTGATCCGCCGCCTCCGCAACTCGCCGGGCCCGGCGGCTCCGACCCGAACGCGACCAGCAGCCTGCCCAACGTCGCGCAGGCCAGCCGGGGGCAAACCGGCAGCGGCCAGGGCACCGACGGCATCGACACCGACCCGCAGGCCCGTGAGGGTCAGACCCCCGCGCCGCAGCAAGGGAGCTTTTGA
- a CDS encoding 4'-phosphopantetheinyl transferase superfamily protein has protein sequence MIVAVGHDLIEIARIRRMLEREGVRAERLFTATELAYAGRYRDPAPSLAARFAAKEAFQKVWLRPHGWRDVWVERERTPDGPFPYAAPMLGFAPAIAGEMHERGWVAHLTLTHTREHASAVVILEHLEQRAAP, from the coding sequence GTGATTGTCGCCGTCGGTCACGACCTGATTGAAATTGCCCGGATTCGCCGGATGCTGGAACGCGAAGGCGTGCGGGCCGAGCGGCTGTTTACCGCCACCGAACTGGCCTACGCTGGCCGCTACCGCGACCCCGCGCCGAGTCTGGCGGCCCGCTTCGCCGCCAAGGAAGCCTTTCAAAAAGTCTGGCTCCGTCCGCATGGCTGGCGTGACGTGTGGGTGGAGCGCGAGCGCACGCCGGACGGGCCTTTTCCCTACGCGGCGCCGATGCTCGGCTTCGCGCCCGCAATTGCCGGGGAAATGCACGAGCGCGGCTGGGTGGCGCACCTCACGCTCACCCACACCCGCGAGCACGCCTCGGCGGTGGTGATTCTGGAACACCTTGAGCAAAGGGCCGCTCCGTAG